The Flavobacterium faecale genomic sequence TATAATTTTATCTTTGACTCTATTATAATAACCATCGACTTGAAAAGAAGCCGTTTGTAACAAACTTCCAGGTGCTATTACATAGGTTCCTCCAACATTATATTGCGTTGTAAACTCGGGTTTAAGGGAACTATTACCGATGAAGGTATAATACAAATCATTAAACGTTGGCATTCGAAAAGACTCTTTATAGAAAGTTCTCACACGAAAATTTTTTGTATTGAAAGGCTGATAGGAAGCTGATAAAACAGGGCAAAATATACGTTGACTATCTCCTTGCTGGTACTCTTTTACCTGCTCATCAACATAGGTACCCAGCAAATTTGCCTGAATGGTTAGGCGCTCCCAAGTCATATCACTAGACAAAGCACCCAAATACGAGTAGCGTGTAGGATACGGAAAACGGTATAAATTGGCATCTAAGGTATTGATTGAAAAATCAGTAGCCAAAGAGGTTTTCCACCATGAATTGATGGTATACAAATTAACCACCGATGCATAAAATTCATTTTGATAATATTTATTATCTAAAGTTCCTTGCAGTGTCTTGTAATCAGGATCACTGTAACGGCTGAAGTCTTTGCTAAACTTGACGTTAGCTAGCAGTTCAAACTTTTTTGCGTAAGAACTTTGAAACGAACCATGAACAAAAAAATTACGATCCCATTGTCTTTGCACATGCTCATAATTGTTAGCTACAATTGCACCAGGAAGCCCTCGTTCTGAATCATAAAAATAGGCCTTGAAAGTTGCTTTAGACGTTTCAGAAAATTTGGCATGATAAGTCAAATCAGTCCTAAAAGCCTCAATATCTCCATTTTGTCGCACGGCAGTAGTATCATAACCATATCGCTTTTGATATCTATATTTGTAGTGACCATCAGCTTTGGTCCAGTCCGTACTCACGGTTAGGGAACTATTTTCTGTTATTTTTTGTTCGAAAAGAAAAGCGGGGTTTACTAGACCAAAAGATCCCGTTTTGAATTTTAATCGTAAATTACTATTCTTATCATCCTTGAATTGGGGGGTCTTCGTTTTTAAATAAAGAGTATTTGATGCAAAAAATCCACGTGCAGGCTGAAAAATAGTTGATTTTTGACCATTGTACAATTCAATTGCCTCAATATTATCCAGTGAATATCTGCCTAAATCTACTTGCCCATTTTGAGCGTTGCTAATGCTCATACCGTCGTAGAAAACAGCTGTATGTGCGCTACCAAGCGAGCGAACATTAATTGTTTTTAGTCCGCCAATACCACCGTAATCTTTGAGTTGGACGCCCGAAAAATACCGAATGGCATCGGCCACAGAAAGACTATTAAGTTTATCGAGCTGTTTACCCGACAAAATTTGAACAGGCATCGGAGATTCAATTTTGAATTCTCGCTTGCTTGTATACAAAATCACCTCACTTAAATGGTGCGGTTTTAAAGAATCGGACACTGATTTTACAGCAATGCCATGCTTTTGCGAGTAGATTGGATTCAAAAATAAAACCCATACCAGCAACTGCACGCCACTATGTAAAAGCCAGGCATACCTTGGGCTACATAGACGCATAATAATGGCTATCTTTTTAAAAATAGTTTCTTTTGTAATTTCGAAAAATCAAAAAATAATTTTAATCATTCGTATTGTGCTGAAAGCTTTGGTCCGCGAAAGCTTCAATTTCTTGGCAGTGGCAGGTCTCCTGACTTATTCCCATTTTGAACCGCCTTCCCCTATTTAGAATCAAATAAAGTGGCAAAAGTTACGATTTCAAGAAAACTGAAATCTGTCAAAATGTTGCATGGAATTTACAGTAACGGGCTTGTTCAGGATTTGCACCTGATTTCCTCTTAGTTGAACTATACCGATTAGCATAGCCAAACCATTGCGAGCGCAAAAGTAAGTAAAGTAATCGTGTTAACAACCTAAAAAAAACAAAAACCTAATTTTCACCTTATTCATAACATTGAAAAAATAACCAACAACAACATCTCAAAAGTCACGGCAAAAAACAGGAATAACCAAAATAATATTGTGGCATTTATAATTTTATTTATCTTTAACTTTAATTTACTTCAAAACCACAAGAAGAAACCCAAGAGATGCTTTCACAAAAAACCAAATACGCCCTCAAAGCATTACTATATCTTGCGCAACAAGATGCCGATCATATTTCGAAAACGACGGCGATTGCAGAAGCAGCTAATATTCCTAAAAAATTTTTGGAACAAATTTTACTAGATCTAAAACGTGGCCATTTTGTAGGTAGCAAGCAAGGTAAATTTGGTGGCTATTACCTTTTAAAATCTGGAAACGAAATCACATTGGCAGATATTCATCGTTTATTTGATGGTGCTATTGCCTTACTTCCTTGTGCTTCGTTGAATTTTTATGAGCGTTGTGCCGATTGTACCGATGAAGCCGAATGCCTACTAAGACACGGATTAATGACCATTCGAGACGAAACTTTGAAAGCAATGAAAGACATTACTATTGCTTCACTAGTAAACAAATAAAAAAAATTACATTAAAACTCTACTAATTCGATAGGGTTTATATATATTTGCCGAAAATAAATGATTTAAAAAGTACCGTTTGCCATCCACTGAATAATTATTTATTGCAACACTATACTATTTCACCTTTGACAACGCATCCAATGAATACTAAAAAATTCTTGCTTTTTGCACTTACGCTCATCACATATACGAGCACTTTCGCTCAAAATTCTGATGATCTTTTAAACCTTTTAATTCGAAGAAATATCATTAAGCAGGTCGAAGCAGATTCTATACGAGCTACGTACAAAAACAAGCAAGTTGCCCCTTCAAAAGAGAAAACCTTTTTGGTCGATTTACAAGTAAGAAACAGAGCTGAATACCGCAATGGCTACTCAAATATACCTGCTGACAATAGCAGTGCGAGCGCTTTTGTAAATCAAAGAACCCGATTAAATTTTGAGTACAAACAAGGAACTGCATTTAATGCCGTCGTGTCATTGCAAGATGCCCGAGTTTGGGGATCGCATGATCCACGTGGTTTAAATGGAACAATTCAGCTTTTTGAAGGTTATGTTGAACCGAATATTACTCCCAATTTCTCTGTTCGAATAGGAAGACAACGCTTAGTGTATGACAATCAACGTCTCTTTGCCGAAAACGATTGGCGAGTAAATGGTAATAGTCACGATGCTATTACCTTTCGATACAAAAAAAATAAACTAAGCTCTGAGCTGGCTGGTGCTTTTAATCAAACTGCAGAACGCACTTTTGGCACCGATTACACCCCTACAGAGCTAAGCATAACACCTGGAAATGGCACCGCAGCCACTTGGACCAATTACAAAGCCTTGGCTGTACACTACCTCAAATATGATTTTGATTCACATGCAAGTATAACCACCATTATTGCATCAGACGCTTATCAAGATGTAGTAACAAAGGAACAAAATTACTGGCGCTTTACCTATGGTGGTCGACTGGAATACAAAACAAACCAATGGTATGCAACGGTAAACTGTTATCTCCAATCTGGTCGTAATAGTACCGGAAAAACAATACAGTCATGGTACATACAACCTGAAGTTAAATATAGCCCAACATCACAATTTGCTATTCGATTGGGTGCTGAAATTTTAAGTGGTGACAAAGGAAAAATTAGTGACGTAGACCATAGCTTTGTCCCACTTTATGGTGTTGCTCACCGTTTTAATGGATTTATGGATATTTTCACCAAATTCCCCTCTGATCTTAGCAACGCTGGATTAGTAAATCCTTATCTATTTATCAATAAGAAGCTAACAGACAAAGTAGAGATTAGCTCCAACAATCATTTGTTTTATACCCAAAGAAGCTTTCATACTACAACCAATCAACCTTTGACCAAATTCATGGGTTATGAGCATGATCTAGTCGTAACCTATAAACCCAATAGCTATACACATCTTGAGAGTGGATTTTCTATAGCACTACCTACCGAAGCCATGACAACTATCAAAAAAACAGGCAATCCAGACCGTGTTGCTACGTGGGCGTACCTACAAGTGAAGTTTACGCCAAGATTATTTAAAAGTACGACCTATTAAGCAAAAAAGCCTCGATTTCTCGAGGCTCTAAAGATGCAATGCGTTAACCTAATAAAATCATAAACCAAAATAACTTTATTGACATTACATCAACCAACTAACCAATTATATTTTAAAATCACATATCACTGCTATTTTCTCTATGCCTACCCGACTTTCTTGATTTAGACTCACTCATTCCGCCAAAGTTTTTAATTTTATAAATCAAAGAAAACATGGCGTAGCGTTTCAAAACGGTATTTTCTTCATCACGTATTGACGTATCTGTAATAGATCGTGTGTATCCTTGATTTTGGTTTAACAAGTCAAAAACCTTCATTCTGGCCGTCAACCTTTTGTCAAGAAAAGTATACCCCAAACTCATATTCCATAATTTATAATCATTTCGATACCCATTACCAGAATTAGAATTGTAACTGTACCCAAAATCATTACTCAATACCCATTTAGGACCAAAATAATTGGTTGCTCTTAGATTTAATTTATGAACAACATTAGATCTTTTGTTGATAGAATAATTTTTATAATTGGATTCTACATAGGACAGATTATACGATGGCGCTACAGAGAACAACTCACCATAATTATAAGAGAAATAGGCTCGTGGCGTTATTGCTAAAATTCTTGCATCATAAAAAACATTATTAACAAAGCCTTTATCAAATGAATAATCAGTTTTAAAAGCCAGACCATAGCGGTAACTATTTCCGTCGCGCTTTTTGTAGGTATTCCAATTGGCACCCAAACTAGTTTTGTAAATATTATTGATATTTATAAAAGTAGTGGAGCTCGTTCCGTCTGTAGCATACACTTTTGTCGAAATGATATCACTATCAATGATATCTGCTTTCATAAAAATGCTATATCCAGAACGCTTTTTCATATTATAATTTCTAAAATTAAAATTGAGGCTGTGCTTTTTTATCGGTTCCAAATCAGGATTTCCTACCACAGTATTCACTGGACTACTTATATCTGTCACGGGTAGCAACTGGTACGCCGTTGGTAAATTAACACGATAATCATACTTTAGTTGTGCATAATTTGATCGATCTACTTTATACTTAAATTGTGAATGCCATTCGGGTATAAAGTAATTCGTTTTTAAATTGGTCGTACTACCCAGATACAACGAACTATTGTCATACTGAATGACTGAAGTATTGTTACGAATATTAAACGAAAAAACTTTATCATCATAAAAAAAGCCCATTTTTGGGGAAATCAATCGCTGTTTTGACGAAATATAACTTGATTGGGCATCATTGAACAAAGAATAGGAATCTGAGGTTGTATCAAAATTAAATGTTTTTTCATCTGTACTTCGATTGTCTGTTTTATAGTCTGCACCTACTCGCAACCTAACCACATTTGACAATGGCTCTGTGTATTCCAATTGGCCATAATACAAATCTCGTTGAATAGTATTATCATTTAACTGGTTTCTTAACTTTACGTTTCCACTCGTAAAAGATTTGGTACTGTTGTCATTAAAACCCAATAAATCATTTTTTGAGTTACTGTTTGTAAAAGAAAAGCTTAAGTTGCGTGCTCTTTTTGCGAAGGTCTTATTAAAAGTTAACTCGTTATCAAAACTTAGCAAATCTGTATTTTTCGAGTAAGTTCCAGTATTTTCATTAAGCAAAGCCCCTGCTTCATTACTAGAAATACTTGACGAGGTCCCACTACTTTTATAATTCGATTTTCTAAGTTTTGGTTCAAAAACAATCTGAGTGTTTTTTGTCGGCTTGTAGGCCACCTCAAAATTAACCTTATGATTGGTATTTTCAGTTTTTGCATCACTGTCAGATGCTGTAGTAATATTTCCCGTAGGCAAAAATCGTGTTTGCGTCGATTTTTTAGCATTTGTATTTGCACTGTTATTAAAGGAATAATCGCCTGTAGTTTCTAGCTGCTCAGACCATTCGTTAAAATAATTAAAACCAGCTAAGTTGGTAGTCGTGATTCCTTTTCTCGAAATTGTAGCTCCCACATCACCGTTAGAACTCCCCTTATCTTCCCCAAAAGCTTCATCGATTGAGAAACCAGATAAGTTGATATTATTTGTAGATCCAACTGCGCTTATTCGTTGCTTATTATCAAATTGATTGACCAAGAAACTCCCTTCATACCGATCATCACTACCATATCCTCCCAGGAATTTTCCAAAATAACCTTTATTCTTCTTTTCATCAATAGTCAAATTGACACTCAAAAAATCAGAGGCAGCATCATCTCCCGCTAGCTCTTCTTTTTTGGTTTTAAAGTCAGAAACTTGAATTTTATTAATAATATCCGCAGGCAAATTTTGCAACGCAATAGCGCCATCTTTACCAAAAAAAGCTTTCCCATTGACCAAAATCTGACTTACCTCTTTCCCGTTGACCGTTATTTTACCTTCGTCATCAATTACAAAACCAGGTAATTCTTTCAGCACCGCATCCACATTATCATCTGGACGTACCTTGAACGATGACGCATTATACTCTAATGTATCTTGCTTCACTACCATTGGCGATGCAGTTGCTTTGATCACAACATCTTTTAATACATTTTCGGTACTAAATAAATATATTGTACCCAAGTCTCTGTTTTCAACAATTCCAGAAAGCTCATCCTTATAGTTCTCATGACCAACATAGGATACATTCAAAAAAACGGGATTATCATATTTTTTTATTCGAATTTTAAACATTCCGCCATTATCCGTGGTAGTACTTCCTAATTTCAAGGAATCCTTCACTACCGAAAAATAGACATTGGCAGCTTCTAGAGGTTGCTGCGTATTGATATCCAAAATCTGACCTTGTACAAAATAGCTTTCCTGTCCGTAACTTAAAAATGATAAAAATAAAAACAGAACTACTAATTGGCTTTTCAACATGATTTATTTTGGTTTGGTAAATAGTACACGTTGGACGATTAAAAACTAAAAAGGTTTAATCCAAAGTAAAAAAAATACCCCAAAAAAGCAATTTGCTCTTTTGGGGTAGTATTTATAAGTGATAATTTTATTATTTTTCTCTGATGTAAATATCAATTGGCACACCCGAAAAATCCCAATTATCTCTAATTTTGTTTTCAAGGTAACGCTTGTATGGCTCTTTTACATACTGTGGCAAATTGGCAAAAAACACAAACTGAGGTGTTTTAGTTGGCAACTGCATACAATATTTAATTTTCACATACTTCCCTTTGGTTGCTGGTGGAGGATACGCTTCAATAATTTTCAACATATAGTCATTAAATTTTGAAGTCGGAATACGCTGCTGTCTACTTTCGTACACTTTTACAGTTGCTTCCAAGGCTTTCAATAAACGTTGTTTGGTCAATGCCGACACAAAAAGAATTGGCACATCTGTAAATGGCATTAATTCTTCTCTAATTTTATCTTCGTAATCACGGGTAGACATGGTATCTTTTTCTACCAAATCCCATTTATTAACCAAGATCACAACACCTTTACGGTTTTTTTCAGCCAACCAAAAAATACTTTGATCTTGCCCTTCAAATCCACGAGTGGCATCAATAATCAAAATACAAATATCTGCATGCTCAATCGCACGTACCGAACGCATCACAGAATAGAATTCTAGATCCTCTTTCACTTTCGCCTTACGACGAATTCCAGCAGTATCTACCAAGTTAAATTCAAAACCAAAACGGTCAAATTTTGTATCAATTGCATCACGAGTTGTACCTGCAATATCTGTAACAATATATCTTTCTTTACCAATCAAAGCGTTGATAAAACTAGATTTTCCAGCATTTGGACGTCCTACAACTGCAAAACGTGGCAAGTCTGAAGCATCTTCAACTTCTGGTTTCTCTGGAAAAGCTTTAATCAAAGCATCCAATAAATCCCCTGTTCCACTACCTGAGATACTTGCAAATGTGTAATACTCACCCAGTCCTAGGTTGTAAAACTCAATTGCATCTTTCTCACGCATGGCATTATCTACCTTATTAACAGCCAATAACACTGGTTTTTTAACCTTACGTAACAATTTTGCCACAGTATCATCCATCGGCGTAATTCCTTCCTCAACATCAACAACAAAGATGATTACATCTGCCTCGTCAATGGCCAATTCTACTTGCTTGCGAATCTCTCCTTCAAACACATCATCAGATCCACGCACATATCCACCTGTATCAATCACCGAAAACTCTTTTCCGTTCCACTCGCTTTTACCATAGTTTCTATCACGGGTAACTCCCGAAACCGAATCTACAATAGCTTCTCTTCTTTGTATCAGCCTATTAAAAAGGGTTGACTTCCCTACATTAGGTCTTCCTACTATCGCAACAATATTATTCATAATCTATTTTTCAATTATACGGCAAAGGTAGTGTTTAAAAGCTTGCGTTTCATTTTTTTTGATATATTAGCACAACCGCAGTCACTTAACACCAAAATTAACCACCTATGGAAGTCGATCATGAAGTTAGACTATTGCTCCGTTTTTATAACGATGTGCCCCAACCAGCTACACAATTAGAACAAAAATTCAAAGATTTCAAAGCCTTAAAAAACGACAAGTACTTCGTCAAAACAAGTCGGGATCACGTTTGGCTACACATTATTGGACCCGAAAAAAAATATTATTCGCCCCACTTACACCTTGAATTTGAGCCAACCGCCGAAAACCAGACGCATATACGAGGCTTGTATGGGCCAGATCAAACATTATGGACCTTTTTCATGTTCCTACACTTTATCCTGGGCGGTCTTTTCCTAGTATTTTTATGCGTACTATACTCCAATTATATTCTGAAAAACGACCTGATGCTCGACTACTTTGTCTTAGGCATTCTCCTATCTGTTTGGATCATACTCTATTTCGTAGCGCGCCAAATTCGACATAACGGAAACGATCAAATGAAGGAACTCGAAAAATTATATTTAAAAATAATAGAAAATTAGTTTTCAGAAGCCACTCCAGCTCTTCATTCCAACTCCTCGCTCAAAAAGGAGTTGTTGCAATGTGCTTGCAGGAGCTTCCTCCGGTCGCTCTGCAACCCCAGCAACAACAACCTTTTTTCACTGCGGGGTTTCCATTTCGATCTGGGCTAAAAAAAAACCAGGATTAGAAATAAATTCCAATCCTGATTTAAATTTTAATACCTGAATATTCAAAAGTAGTACCGTTTTTTAATTCTGATTATATCCAAAACGCTTTAACATATTAGCGTTACTTCTCCAATTTTTATTTACTTTCACGTATAGCTCGATGTGAATTTGCTTCCCAAAGAATTTCTCTAAATCCTCACGAGACTCCACTCCTACTTTTTTCAAAGCAGCACCTTTATGACCAATAATGATTCCTTTTTGGGTTTCGCGCTCTACCATTATCAAAGAACGAATCTTGATTATAGCATCTGTTTCAACAAACTCCTCAGTCACAATTTCAACTGCATACGGAATCTCTTTACTATAATTCAATAAGATCTTTTCACGGATAGTTTCATTTACAAAGAAACGTTCCGGTTTATCAGTCAATTGATCTTTTGGATAATAAGCTGGCGATTCTGGTAGCAATTCCAAAATACGTCCAAAAACCTCAGGAACATTAAAGTTCTTCAAAGCCGAAATTGGATAAATCTCAGCATTAGGTACTTTCTCCGTCCAAAAAGCAACTTGTTCCTCTAATTGTTCTTGGTTTGAATTGTCAATTTTATTCAACAACAACAAAACTGGAATTTTGGAGTGTATAATTTTATTAAAAAAAGCTTCATCTTTCAAATCTTGTTCTCCAATCTCAACCATATAGATTAAGATATCTGCATCTTCAAAAGCCGATTTTACAAAATTCATCATCGACTCCTGCATTTCATAAGCAGGTTTAATGATTCCAGGAGTATCCGAAAGAATCAATTGAAAATCTTCTCCATTTACAATCCCTAGAATTCTATGTCTTGTAGTTTGTGCTTTTGAGGTAATAATAGACAATCTTTCCCCAACAAACGCATTCATTAGCGTTGACTTCCCTACATTAGGATTCCCTATAATATTTACAAAACCTGCTTTGTGTGCCATTTCCTTAATTTTTTTAATACTGCAAAGGTAATCATATCAAGTCAATACATGAAATAAAACATTTTTTTAAATTTACCGTTGCTAATCTCAAATTTATATGTATCTTTGCACCCGAAACAATAAGGAAATGCAGTAGCAACCTAACTGAATCACATCCTTGAAAAAGGAAAATAAGTTCTGAAAACATTTTGTGTAATACGACTAAACAAAGCTAGCCTAGCAACGTTTAAAAAGCACAAGTTTATAATATATCGCGGGATAGAGCAGTAGGCAGCTCGTCGGGCTCATAACCCGAAGGTCACTGGTTCGAGTCCAGTTCCCGCTACTAAGTTTATTAAATTTACCGTACATCGCGGGATAGAGCAGTAGGCAGCTCGTCGGGCTCATAACCCGAAGGTCACTGGTTCGAGTCCAGTTCCCGCTACTAAGAAAGCTTCACAGAAATGTGAAGCTTTTTTTTTATATTATATTTTACATTATAAAAAATATAATTTATAGTAAACAACTTGGAGGACTCGTATCCGCCGCGGCGGACACTAGTTCGAGTCTCCGCAGCGGCGGACTACTAAGAAAAACACCAACTTATTAAAGTTGGTGTTTTTTCGTTTATAAAACTTTTTACCATGGATGAATTTGTTGCTTACATCTTATATTCTGAAAAATTCGATAAAAACTACACCGGATTTACATCCAACCTTATTGAACGTTTTAAATCTCACAACGAACTAGGTACCAAAGGACACACCTTGAAATTCAGACCATGGGGCGTAATTCATGTCGAGTTTTTCAACTCTAAATCGGAAGCGATGAAAAGAGAAAAATATTCTAAAACTGGTATTGGTAGAGAATTTATAAAAAATCTAATTTATAGTAAATAACTCAAAGGACTCATATCCGCCGCGGCGGACACTGGTTCGAGTCTCCGCCGCGGCCGACTACTAAGAAAAACACCACCTTATTAAAGTTGGTGTTTTTTCGTTTATAACACTTTTTATCATGGAAGAATTTGTTGTCTACATTCTATATTCCCAAAAATTCGATAAAAATTACACTGGATTTACATCCAATCTTATTGAACGTTTTAAATCTCACAACGAACTAGGTACCAAAGGACACACCTTGAAATTCAGACCATGGGGCGTAATCCATGTCGAATTTTTCTCTACCAAAAGTGAAGCTATGAAAAGAGAAAAATATTTTAAAACTGGTATTGGTAGAGAATTTATAAAAAATCTAATTTATAGTAAATAACCTGGAGGACTCATATCCGCCGCGGCGGACACTGGTTCGAGTCTTCGCAGCGGCGGACTACTAAGAAAGCTTCGCAGAAATGTGAAGCTTTCTTTATATATGTTTGTTTTTTAAAAACTTTATTCATCTTTGATCAAGCACAAAACTTATGGTCAGGCAAATAATTTAGTTCATCCAAATAGAAAAACCCACTTTCGTAACAGTACTACATTACTTTCCAAATACTCTTTACTTTTACCTTGTAAGTTCTTTCAGCTTAAAGAATTTTTAGTTAATCATTTCTTAAGTCATTAAAAAAGTCATCCGTATTACTATAAATTCGCCTTATCAATCAGAAAAGCAACTTTTATATCAAAAAAAATTGATTTACACAGCACTTTTAAATATTGCGATTTTTCAGGGAATTGTCTTAGGATTTATTATACTAAAGTCTTCCTTATTTAATAGTAATTCAAATAAATACCTGGCTTATTTGTTATTTACACTGTCAATAGAATTACTGAAACATGTTTGTGAAATTCAACACGTATTCACCTCCTACCCTTTTCTGCAATTTATTGATGACATAGAATGGGTTTTTCTAGTACCTACTTTTCTCTTTTTGTTTACAATCAATCGCACCGATAATCCTTCAAAAGGTAGACAACGAATTTTTTGGTGTTATATTCCATTTACTTTGTCAGTCTCTCTTGCATTAACAAGCAATCTTGAGCATATTACTGGGACGGCTACTATCTCTGACACAGGAATGTTAATTATCCAAATATTTAGTTTAATTCACTTTTTGCTAGCTATTACATTCATCCCATTTCTTACGGTATATACTTTTTTTAAAATCAAATATTTAAAAGATCCAAAAGAAGAAAAATGGATTCTAACTTTAATAACCATAATCTCCTTAACACTGCTTGCTTGGCTTAGTGCCGCACTAGCGGGCTTAATTTTTAATTATGATATTACTCACACCATGAGTGTTTTGGCTTTGGTGGCAACATTTTTAATTCACTGGATAGCCTATATGGGAATTTACAAATATAAACTTGCCAATAATAAAGATGCTATTGCTACCTTTTTAAATACAGACTCAACTCTTTCCCTCAGCAGTCTTTCAATCACAGAAAATGGCCAAACCGAAGATCGCAAGGACGCAATAACAGCAGACAATCTATATTATCAAAAACTTGAATCCCTGTGTAGAGAGCAGCATATATACACCGACAACACTTTAAACAGAGAAAAAATTGCCGAAAAACTAGGCATTAGCGCAGGGTACCTCTCTCAAATTATAAATTCTATAACAGGAGACAACTTTGCCAACTACATCAACAACTATAGAGTTGAAGCTGTAAAAGAAATGATTTCAAATTATGAATATGACAACTATAATTTATTGACCATGGGATTGGAATCTGGTTTCACTTCTAAGACAACTTTCTACAATGCTTTTAAAAAAGCAACTGGTCAAACACCAAACGAATATAAAAACACAATGAAATAAGTACCATTTTATACACTTTTAAGCTTTTGAAACCTTTTACAGTACTGTTTGCCTGACTTTTGCATAAAACAATTCAAAACACACTTTATGAAAAAAATTTTGACACTAGCTATACTTACAGTTTTAGGATTTACAAATGTTACTGCCCAAAAAATTAAATTTGGTATTAAAGGAGGTTTAAACTTTGCAAATATTAGCGGAGACAACACCAAAGATGCTAGTACTGTAACAGCATTCAATTTTGGCGTTTTATCAGAAATTCCACTTTCTGATAAATTTTCTTTTCAACCCGAGCTCCTATATTCTGGTCAAGGATATAGTTTAAATGATAAGACAATTGCCTTAGGTTATTTAAATGTTCCTTTGATGGGGAAATATTATGTTTCAAAAGGATTCAGTGTAGAAGCTGGACCACAAATTGGCTATTTATTATCTGCTAAAAACGAAAGCCTAGATATAAAAAATTCCCTTAAGACTGTAGA encodes the following:
- a CDS encoding porin family protein, which produces MKKILTLAILTVLGFTNVTAQKIKFGIKGGLNFANISGDNTKDASTVTAFNFGVLSEIPLSDKFSFQPELLYSGQGYSLNDKTIALGYLNVPLMGKYYVSKGFSVEAGPQIGYLLSAKNESLDIKNSLKTVDFGVNFGLGYKLENGLNFGARYNMGVSNINKSDYSADKIKNGVLQLSVGYFFF
- a CDS encoding GIY-YIG nuclease family protein — encoded protein: MEEFVVYILYSQKFDKNYTGFTSNLIERFKSHNELGTKGHTLKFRPWGVIHVEFFSTKSEAMKREKYFKTGIGREFIKNLIYSK
- a CDS encoding helix-turn-helix domain-containing protein — translated: MFTINRTDNPSKGRQRIFWCYIPFTLSVSLALTSNLEHITGTATISDTGMLIIQIFSLIHFLLAITFIPFLTVYTFFKIKYLKDPKEEKWILTLITIISLTLLAWLSAALAGLIFNYDITHTMSVLALVATFLIHWIAYMGIYKYKLANNKDAIATFLNTDSTLSLSSLSITENGQTEDRKDAITADNLYYQKLESLCREQHIYTDNTLNREKIAEKLGISAGYLSQIINSITGDNFANYINNYRVEAVKEMISNYEYDNYNLLTMGLESGFTSKTTFYNAFKKATGQTPNEYKNTMK
- a CDS encoding GIY-YIG nuclease family protein, which gives rise to MDEFVAYILYSEKFDKNYTGFTSNLIERFKSHNELGTKGHTLKFRPWGVIHVEFFNSKSEAMKREKYSKTGIGREFIKNLIYSK
- the era gene encoding GTPase Era; its protein translation is MAHKAGFVNIIGNPNVGKSTLMNAFVGERLSIITSKAQTTRHRILGIVNGEDFQLILSDTPGIIKPAYEMQESMMNFVKSAFEDADILIYMVEIGEQDLKDEAFFNKIIHSKIPVLLLLNKIDNSNQEQLEEQVAFWTEKVPNAEIYPISALKNFNVPEVFGRILELLPESPAYYPKDQLTDKPERFFVNETIREKILLNYSKEIPYAVEIVTEEFVETDAIIKIRSLIMVERETQKGIIIGHKGAALKKVGVESREDLEKFFGKQIHIELYVKVNKNWRSNANMLKRFGYNQN
- the der gene encoding ribosome biogenesis GTPase Der → MNNIVAIVGRPNVGKSTLFNRLIQRREAIVDSVSGVTRDRNYGKSEWNGKEFSVIDTGGYVRGSDDVFEGEIRKQVELAIDEADVIIFVVDVEEGITPMDDTVAKLLRKVKKPVLLAVNKVDNAMREKDAIEFYNLGLGEYYTFASISGSGTGDLLDALIKAFPEKPEVEDASDLPRFAVVGRPNAGKSSFINALIGKERYIVTDIAGTTRDAIDTKFDRFGFEFNLVDTAGIRRKAKVKEDLEFYSVMRSVRAIEHADICILIIDATRGFEGQDQSIFWLAEKNRKGVVILVNKWDLVEKDTMSTRDYEDKIREELMPFTDVPILFVSALTKQRLLKALEATVKVYESRQQRIPTSKFNDYMLKIIEAYPPPATKGKYVKIKYCMQLPTKTPQFVFFANLPQYVKEPYKRYLENKIRDNWDFSGVPIDIYIREK